In Aminiphilus circumscriptus DSM 16581, the sequence TGGTAGCATGGTGTCTCCGGCCAGGTCCGTGGAAAAAATGCCCTTTGCAGCAATGAAGCTTGGGCGCCATCGTAGAAACGACAAGGCACCCGGCCTTGGAGATGCTTCCAGGGCCGGGTGCCTTGTCGTTACGGAAGCGCGGCATTGCGTGCAAGACGAAAGCGGTTCTCGCGGACTCTTCCGAGGCGTGCAGATGCGTTTCAGACCACGAGCTTCCCCGGGTTCAGAATGCCCTTGGGGTCGAAGGCCAGCTTTATCCGTTTCATCAGGGCGATCTGGGCCTCGTCGAGGAAGTGGCTGACGTATTTCTTGCGTTTGAGGCCGATGCCGTGTTCTCCCGAGAGAGTGCCGCCGAGCTGTTGCGTCACGGTGTAGAGTTCCCGGCGGGCCTCTTCCATGGTTTCCTTCCAGTTCTGCCGGTCCTCGCCGAAGAGCAGGTTCACGTGCATGTTCCCGTCTCCCACGTGGCCGAAGGTGACGGTCTCCAACCCGCGGCGCGCACAGATGTCTCCCAGGGCCTTCAGCAGTTCCGGCACGGCGCTGGTGGGAACCACCACGTCCTCCTTGGAGTACTTGCTGTAGAAGGCGATCACCGCCTCGGCGATGGATTTCCGGGCTTTCCAGAGCTTGTCCCGGCTGTTCCGGTTGTCCGCCACGAAAACCTCCAGCGCTCCCCATTTGCGGCAGAGATCGCCCACCCGTTCGTATTCGTCGGCGAGCAGTTCCGCGGAATTTCCCTCGAGTTGGATGATGAGATGCGCTCCCGCGTCGCTTCCGGGAAGCCTGGTGTTGAGAAAACGCTCCGTCAGGGAAATGGAACGATGGTCCATGAGTTCCACCGAGGCGGGAAGGATTTTCCCCTCGGTCATGATTTTCGACGCGCAGGTGACGGCACTCTCCGTGTCGGGGAAGGGAACGAGGAGATCCACCACTCTGGCGGGAAGGGGAAGGAGCTTGAGGATGATCTTGGTTATCACCGCGAGCGTTCCCTCGGAGCCCACGAGGAGGTGCGCGAAGTCGTAGCCCGTCACGTCCTTGCGGCGTTTGCCTCCGAACCAGGTGACGGAACCGTCCGCGAGCACCGCCTCCAGGGCAAGAACAGAGGCGCCGGTGGGGCCGTACTTGATCACCTTGTTGCCTCCGGCGTTCTCCGCCACGTTGCCGCCGATGAAGGAGGCGTCGCCGCTGCAGGGATCTCCCGCGTAGAGCAGCCCTTCCCGTGCGGCGGCTTTGGTGATTTCCGCCGTCACCACCCCGGGTTCGACGGTGATGGTGAGGTTCTCCGTGTCCACCTCGAGGATGCGGTTCATCCTCTCGAAGGAGAGGACGATGCCACCGCAGGCGGGAACGGCGCCGCCGGAGAGCCCCGTGCCGGCCCCCCGGGGCGTCACGGGAATATGCCGTTCGTTCGCGAAAGAGAGAAGAGCGCTCACCTGCTCGGTGGTCTCGGGGAAAACGACCACTTCCGCCAGGTGCGGTTCCTCCCAGAACTGTTTCGCCACCTCGTCGTAGGAATAGGCCTCACGCTTCTCCAGATCCGTCGCGACGTTCCGGCTTCCCAGGATCGCTTCCAGCGCGGTCGTCACCTCCGGCGTTACCGGTGCGTAGTTCATTCCCTCCCACGCGTGGGGTGTCTGTCCCCCTGAATCGTTGCCGATGCCGGTTGACGGTGCATCGCGATGAAGAACGTGCATGACGGGTTCCTCCTCAAACACCGGACCCCCTTCCGCCCTCAAGGAAGCCCTGCGGTTTCTTCTCTTCGAACGGAGATCGCCTCTCGGGTTTCGCGGTTGCCCGAAGAAGCTCTTGGCGGGC encodes:
- a CDS encoding FAD-binding oxidoreductase, translated to MHVLHRDAPSTGIGNDSGGQTPHAWEGMNYAPVTPEVTTALEAILGSRNVATDLEKREAYSYDEVAKQFWEEPHLAEVVVFPETTEQVSALLSFANERHIPVTPRGAGTGLSGGAVPACGGIVLSFERMNRILEVDTENLTITVEPGVVTAEITKAAAREGLLYAGDPCSGDASFIGGNVAENAGGNKVIKYGPTGASVLALEAVLADGSVTWFGGKRRKDVTGYDFAHLLVGSEGTLAVITKIILKLLPLPARVVDLLVPFPDTESAVTCASKIMTEGKILPASVELMDHRSISLTERFLNTRLPGSDAGAHLIIQLEGNSAELLADEYERVGDLCRKWGALEVFVADNRNSRDKLWKARKSIAEAVIAFYSKYSKEDVVVPTSAVPELLKALGDICARRGLETVTFGHVGDGNMHVNLLFGEDRQNWKETMEEARRELYTVTQQLGGTLSGEHGIGLKRKKYVSHFLDEAQIALMKRIKLAFDPKGILNPGKLVV